A portion of the Vicingus serpentipes genome contains these proteins:
- a CDS encoding uroporphyrinogen-III synthase has protein sequence MLPLKRVKVLVPRPIGQADDFSNKLIELGAEPILFPLISVEAINKKEVKSTYEATAFDWIIFTSSIAVQFFFNVVKPEDVTTKIAVVGTSTKQEIEKLGLKVSFIPSAATAKKLVKEIPLNKGEKVFIPRSKIAGTAIVETLKKRGVLVTELSTYNNVPVDYTQEQIEEVLAQNINVITFTSASTVENFVLLLRKYKIKLGAQHIVTIGPSTTAAAQKMRLEVDKTAETHNVDGLIEAIESMYK, from the coding sequence ATGTTGCCACTAAAAAGAGTAAAAGTGCTTGTGCCAAGACCAATTGGACAAGCCGATGATTTTTCTAATAAATTAATTGAACTTGGTGCTGAGCCAATTTTGTTCCCGTTAATAAGTGTTGAGGCTATAAATAAGAAAGAAGTAAAATCAACCTATGAAGCTACAGCTTTTGATTGGATAATTTTTACAAGTTCTATTGCTGTTCAATTCTTTTTTAATGTTGTAAAGCCAGAGGATGTTACTACTAAGATTGCGGTTGTTGGTACTTCAACAAAACAAGAGATAGAAAAATTGGGATTAAAAGTTAGTTTTATCCCTTCAGCAGCAACAGCTAAAAAATTGGTAAAAGAAATTCCACTGAACAAAGGTGAAAAAGTATTTATACCTCGGTCTAAAATTGCAGGAACTGCAATTGTTGAAACATTAAAAAAGAGAGGTGTCCTTGTTACTGAACTATCAACGTATAATAATGTGCCTGTTGACTATACTCAAGAGCAAATTGAAGAAGTTTTAGCTCAAAACATTAATGTAATTACTTTTACAAGCGCTTCTACAGTTGAAAACTTTGTTCTGCTACTAAGAAAATATAAAATTAAACTTGGCGCTCAGCATATAGTTACAATTGGGCCGTCAACTACTGCTGCAGCTCAGAAAATGAGGTTAGAGGTAGATAAAACGGCAGAGACTCATAATGTAGATGGATTGATTGAGGCAATAGAGAGTATGTATAAATAA
- a CDS encoding adenosine kinase: protein MSKKYNVYGIGNALVDIVTEVEDQFLTDHNIEKGLMTLVDEEHQTRVSNAINLNNSNKQCGGSAANTIIAVSQFGGSSYYSCKVANDELGNFYKKDLKDNGVDSNIHAEELEAGITGKCLVMTTNDASRTMNTFLGITSNYSISEINEAALKDSQYLYIEGYLVTSENGQEAMKHAKKLAEQNGVQTALTFSDPSMVKYFKEPMESVIGASVDLLFCNEEEAMLYTGKDNLPEAREELKKSAKRFVITLGKNGAMIFDGDTFIDIEPYNVQAIDTNGAGDLFAGAFLYGITNGKSFADSGKLASLASSKVVTQFGPRLEWHQAKDILTKLHQV, encoded by the coding sequence ATGAGTAAAAAGTATAATGTATATGGAATTGGTAATGCGCTAGTTGATATTGTTACAGAAGTTGAAGATCAATTCTTAACAGATCATAATATAGAAAAAGGACTAATGACTTTAGTAGATGAAGAACATCAAACAAGAGTTTCTAATGCGATAAATTTAAACAACAGCAACAAACAATGTGGTGGTTCAGCTGCCAATACAATCATCGCTGTAAGTCAATTCGGAGGATCTAGCTACTACTCATGCAAAGTGGCTAATGATGAATTAGGAAATTTTTATAAAAAAGACTTGAAAGATAATGGTGTAGATTCTAACATTCATGCTGAAGAATTAGAAGCTGGAATAACTGGAAAATGCTTAGTAATGACTACTAATGACGCATCAAGAACTATGAATACATTTTTAGGTATTACATCTAACTACTCTATAAGTGAAATAAACGAAGCTGCTCTAAAGGATTCTCAATATTTATACATAGAAGGATACTTAGTTACCTCTGAAAATGGACAAGAAGCTATGAAGCATGCAAAGAAATTAGCTGAGCAAAACGGAGTTCAAACTGCCCTTACTTTCTCTGACCCTTCGATGGTTAAATATTTTAAAGAGCCAATGGAATCAGTAATTGGAGCTAGTGTTGATTTATTATTCTGTAATGAAGAAGAAGCTATGCTTTATACCGGGAAAGATAATCTTCCAGAAGCTAGAGAGGAATTAAAGAAATCCGCAAAAAGATTTGTAATTACCCTAGGAAAAAATGGTGCAATGATATTTGATGGCGATACATTTATTGATATCGAACCATATAATGTTCAGGCTATTGATACTAATGGCGCTGGAGATTTGTTTGCTGGAGCATTTCTTTATGGGATTACAAACGGTAAAAGCTTTGCTGACTCTGGAAAACTTGCTTCCTTAGCATCATCTAAAGTTGTAACTCAATTTGGACCTAGATTAGAATGGCATCAAGCTAAAGATATTTTAACTAAGCTACATCAAGTATAA
- a CDS encoding OmpA family protein, translating to MHKFLIVSFFIFFSALNGVSQSSKQAGKFFNKGQYQEALDQYLLLDSNLLEDNDNFRIGACFYIANHNQVKGIKYLEDYTVESDSVITVAYFYLGSLYHKNYQFDKSIETLNGFLSKLETELSNRNIDEETYFNFKTEAENIISYCNYGKSMMVSPRNVLVENLGENINSKYQEYAPAISLDEKELIFTTRRPEGNISAISDDGDYYENIYSSELLKGSLSEISKNKSEAGFFNLKTEFEYSIPEKLPEIINGENHNASIQISNDGNKLYFYRDSDVWTAQKTDSTWDEPIKLADFSTDFFEPSVYITLDEKTMYITSEKEGGFGKMDIYVSKIDSNGNWSEMKNLGPKINTQDDEDISYVSPDNNIIYFSSKGHSSMGGYDIFKSIKKNGEWSAPINMGSPVNTPYNDAFFIMTPKYNRGYYSSERPEGLGGMDLYRLTFADERNPLAELAGLVLQGDSLVPAKSKIEMKEVETSISSVQNSKEQTGEYLLLVEHGKTYEMYVETEGFAPYKKTFVVPEQLEYYQLYQEIHHVYLRDSEGNIIGQEIITHNAFNDIDNALSSNDTLKQLYSKENYSKFVRDSSNSSVERFVDVKFYITEDSLVSLLSKDEKLKFIFPKYAEISFLYKNDEEFRYALNSYVQGKKIDIDYLRHKSILLNEINTQEELSSSIGGLEFSNEKPIVILFDYNQFAVDSLSKRELDLVYNIMVKYPQIKFLIKGYTDSKGSKNYNELLSTRRAMKVYNYMLKKGVDRSRLKYKGFGASNPIAPNVNIDNTDNPEGRALNRRVEFEMFD from the coding sequence ATGCATAAATTCTTAATCGTTAGTTTTTTTATTTTTTTTTCAGCTTTAAATGGAGTATCTCAGTCTTCAAAACAAGCAGGAAAGTTTTTTAATAAAGGTCAATATCAAGAAGCTCTCGATCAATACCTCTTATTAGACTCTAATTTGTTGGAGGATAATGACAATTTTAGAATAGGGGCATGTTTTTATATAGCTAACCATAATCAAGTAAAAGGAATTAAATATCTAGAAGATTATACCGTTGAATCTGATTCAGTAATTACAGTAGCATATTTTTATTTAGGTAGTCTGTATCATAAAAATTATCAGTTTGATAAATCTATTGAAACACTAAATGGGTTTCTATCTAAGTTAGAAACGGAATTAAGTAATAGAAATATAGATGAAGAAACTTATTTTAATTTTAAAACAGAAGCAGAGAATATAATTTCTTATTGTAATTATGGTAAATCAATGATGGTTTCTCCACGAAATGTTTTAGTTGAAAATTTAGGAGAGAATATTAATTCTAAATATCAAGAATATGCTCCTGCAATATCATTAGATGAGAAGGAATTAATATTTACAACAAGAAGACCCGAAGGGAATATATCAGCAATATCAGACGATGGTGATTATTATGAAAATATTTACTCTTCTGAATTACTTAAAGGTAGTTTAAGTGAAATTTCTAAAAATAAATCTGAAGCAGGGTTCTTTAATTTGAAAACAGAATTTGAATACTCAATACCAGAAAAATTGCCAGAAATAATTAATGGAGAAAATCATAATGCAAGTATTCAAATTTCAAATGATGGTAATAAGTTATATTTTTATAGAGATTCTGATGTTTGGACTGCTCAGAAAACTGATTCAACATGGGATGAGCCAATTAAGTTAGCCGATTTTAGCACCGATTTTTTTGAGCCTTCTGTATATATAACTCTCGATGAAAAAACGATGTATATTACTAGTGAAAAAGAAGGTGGTTTTGGAAAGATGGATATTTATGTTTCTAAAATAGATAGCAATGGCAATTGGTCTGAAATGAAAAATTTAGGGCCTAAAATAAATACTCAAGACGATGAAGATATTTCATATGTCAGTCCCGATAACAATATTATATATTTCTCATCTAAAGGTCATTCTAGTATGGGGGGGTATGATATTTTTAAGTCAATAAAGAAAAATGGGGAGTGGAGTGCACCAATAAATATGGGAAGTCCAGTAAATACTCCTTATAATGATGCATTTTTTATAATGACTCCAAAATACAATAGAGGTTATTATTCTTCAGAAAGGCCTGAAGGGTTAGGTGGAATGGATTTATATCGTTTAACTTTTGCTGATGAAAGAAATCCTTTAGCTGAATTAGCTGGATTGGTTTTACAGGGAGATTCATTGGTGCCAGCTAAATCTAAAATAGAGATGAAAGAGGTAGAAACTTCTATAAGTTCAGTTCAAAATTCTAAAGAACAAACTGGAGAATACCTGCTTTTGGTTGAACACGGAAAAACATATGAAATGTATGTTGAAACAGAAGGTTTTGCGCCTTATAAAAAAACATTTGTTGTGCCAGAACAACTTGAATATTATCAGCTGTATCAAGAAATTCATCATGTATATTTAAGAGATTCTGAAGGTAATATTATTGGGCAAGAAATAATTACACACAATGCTTTTAATGATATTGATAATGCATTAAGTTCTAATGATACTTTAAAACAATTGTATTCAAAAGAAAATTATTCAAAATTTGTACGAGATTCATCGAATTCATCAGTTGAAAGATTTGTGGATGTTAAGTTTTATATAACTGAAGATTCTTTGGTTTCCCTTCTAAGTAAAGATGAAAAATTAAAATTTATTTTTCCAAAATATGCTGAAATCTCATTTCTTTATAAAAATGATGAGGAATTTAGATATGCTTTAAATTCATATGTTCAAGGGAAAAAAATCGATATAGATTATTTAAGACACAAGTCAATTTTATTAAATGAAATAAATACACAAGAAGAGTTAAGTAGTTCTATAGGAGGGTTAGAGTTTTCTAACGAAAAACCGATAGTGATTTTGTTTGATTATAATCAATTTGCAGTTGATAGTTTATCAAAACGTGAATTAGATTTGGTTTATAATATAATGGTCAAGTATCCCCAAATAAAATTTTTAATAAAAGGATATACAGATTCAAAAGGTTCGAAAAACTATAATGAGCTTCTTTCAACAAGAAGAGCAATGAAAGTATATAACTATATGTTGAAAAAAGGGGTTGATAGAAGTAGGCTTAAATATAAAGGTTTTGGGGCTAGTAATCCAATTGCTCCTAATGTTAATATTGATAATACGGATAATCCAGAAGGTAGAGCTCTAAATCGAAGGGTTGAGTTTGAAATGTTTGATTAG
- the clpP gene encoding ATP-dependent Clp endopeptidase proteolytic subunit ClpP, which produces MFDKDEFRKYATKHRGISSTAYDKYASIHADYISPTIIEERQMNVASMDVFSRLMMDRIIFLGTGINDYVANIIQAQLLFLESVDAKKDIQIYLNSPGGGVYAGLGIYDTMQYIAPDVATICTGMAASMGAVLLCAGAEGKRTALPHSRVMIHQPLGGAQGQASDIEITAREIQKLKKELYDIISKHSGKDYDTVWKDSDRDYWMIAQEAKEYGMIDEVLVREKK; this is translated from the coding sequence ATGTTTGATAAAGACGAGTTCAGAAAATATGCTACTAAACACAGAGGTATTAGTAGTACTGCTTACGATAAATATGCATCAATTCATGCTGATTATATTTCGCCAACTATTATAGAGGAACGTCAAATGAATGTTGCTTCTATGGATGTGTTCTCTAGATTAATGATGGATAGAATCATTTTTTTAGGAACAGGAATTAATGATTATGTAGCTAACATAATACAAGCTCAATTGTTGTTTTTGGAGTCTGTTGATGCAAAAAAAGATATTCAAATTTACTTAAACTCACCGGGGGGTGGTGTTTATGCAGGTTTAGGAATTTACGATACAATGCAATATATAGCTCCAGATGTAGCTACTATTTGTACAGGTATGGCAGCTTCTATGGGTGCAGTTTTATTATGTGCTGGAGCAGAAGGTAAAAGAACAGCTTTGCCTCACTCAAGAGTAATGATTCATCAGCCATTAGGAGGAGCTCAAGGGCAAGCATCAGATATCGAAATTACAGCTAGAGAAATTCAAAAGTTAAAGAAAGAATTGTATGATATTATCTCTAAACACTCAGGTAAAGATTATGACACGGTTTGGAAAGATAGTGACAGAGATTATTGGATGATTGCTCAAGAAGCTAAAGAATACGGAATGATTGATGAGGTTCTAGTTCGAGAAAAAAAATAA
- the eno gene encoding phosphopyruvate hydratase — translation MSYIAQIHARQILDSRGNPTVEVDVITQNGVLGRAAVPSGASTGKHEAVELRDGDAGVYMGKGVLKAVNNINTVLNEELQGAYVLDQTAIDNAMIALDGSENKSNLGANAILGVSLAVAKAASEETGVPLYSYVGGVNANTLPIPMMNILNGGSHADNSIDFQEFMVMPVGARSFGEGLRMGTEVFHHLKEVLKSKGHSTNVGDEGGFAPNLGSNEEAIETVLMAIEKAGYKPGDDMYIAMDAASSEFYNAEEKVYHFHQSTGDKLTSSEMVSYWSDWTKKYPILSIEDGLDEDDWNGWNQLTAAIGNKVQLVGDDLFVTNTKRLARGIEEKSANSILIKVNQIGTLTETINAVDMANRASFTSVMSHRSGETEDTTIADLAVALNTGQIKTGSASRSDRMAKYNQLLRIEESLGSSARYLGRDLKFLK, via the coding sequence ATGAGTTACATAGCGCAAATTCATGCAAGACAAATTTTAGATTCAAGAGGTAATCCTACTGTTGAGGTAGATGTAATAACACAAAATGGTGTGTTAGGAAGAGCAGCTGTTCCTTCAGGAGCATCTACTGGTAAACATGAAGCAGTAGAACTTAGAGATGGTGATGCTGGAGTTTATATGGGGAAGGGTGTTTTAAAAGCTGTAAACAATATTAACACGGTTTTAAATGAGGAGTTACAAGGTGCTTATGTTTTAGACCAAACAGCTATTGATAATGCAATGATTGCATTAGACGGGTCTGAAAACAAAAGTAATTTAGGTGCAAATGCTATTTTAGGAGTTTCTCTTGCGGTAGCTAAGGCAGCATCTGAAGAAACTGGAGTTCCTTTGTATAGTTATGTTGGTGGAGTAAATGCGAATACATTGCCTATACCAATGATGAATATTTTAAATGGAGGTTCTCATGCTGATAATAGCATCGATTTTCAAGAGTTTATGGTTATGCCAGTTGGAGCTCGTTCATTTGGAGAAGGGTTAAGAATGGGAACAGAAGTTTTTCACCATTTAAAAGAAGTATTAAAATCAAAAGGTCATTCAACAAATGTTGGGGATGAAGGAGGTTTTGCTCCAAACTTAGGGTCAAATGAAGAAGCGATTGAAACAGTTTTAATGGCAATTGAAAAAGCTGGTTACAAACCTGGTGACGATATGTATATTGCTATGGATGCGGCAAGCTCAGAGTTTTATAATGCAGAAGAAAAAGTTTATCATTTCCACCAATCAACAGGAGATAAATTAACATCTTCAGAGATGGTGAGTTATTGGTCAGATTGGACAAAAAAATACCCTATTTTATCAATTGAAGATGGATTAGATGAAGATGACTGGAATGGATGGAATCAATTAACCGCAGCTATTGGTAATAAAGTACAATTAGTTGGAGACGATTTATTTGTAACCAATACTAAAAGATTGGCAAGAGGTATTGAAGAAAAATCAGCAAACTCTATTTTAATTAAAGTAAACCAAATTGGAACTTTAACAGAAACAATCAATGCTGTTGATATGGCAAATAGAGCTTCTTTTACTTCAGTAATGAGCCATCGTTCTGGAGAAACTGAAGATACAACAATTGCTGATTTAGCGGTAGCTTTAAATACTGGGCAAATTAAAACTGGATCAGCTTCTCGCTCAGATAGAATGGCGAAATACAATCAATTGTTAAGAATTGAAGAATCATTAGGTTCTTCAGCTAGATATTTAGGTAGAGATTTGAAGTTTTTGAAATAA
- a CDS encoding citrate synthase has translation MSEVAKLELNGQTYEFPVIEGTENEKAIDITKLRGATGYITIDQGFKNTGSCQSSITFLDGEKGILRYRGYSIEDLAEKASFIEVSYAVIFGELPTKTQLEKFEDDIRKHTLVNEEMKDIIDGFPKNAHPMGILSSLTSALTAFNPKPVDVDSQEAIYNAVCKTIAKFSVLSTWVHRKREGFPMNYYDNSKGYVENFLTMMFAIPTEEYKVNPVVVDALDKLLILHADHEQNCSTSTVRVVGSSHAGLFASISAGVSALWGPLHGGANQAVIEMLEAIKADGGDVEKFIAKAKDKDDPFRLMGFGHRVYKNFDPRAKIIKKAADDVLAALGVNDPVLDIAKTLEKAALEDEYFKARNLYPNVDFYSGIIYRALGIPTEMFTVMFAVGRLPGWIAQWIEMRLNSEPIGRPRQVYTGENLRAFKEISNR, from the coding sequence ATGTCAGAAGTTGCAAAATTAGAATTGAACGGGCAAACCTATGAGTTTCCTGTTATCGAAGGAACAGAAAATGAAAAAGCGATAGATATAACTAAGCTTAGAGGAGCAACAGGTTATATTACTATTGATCAAGGTTTCAAAAATACTGGTTCTTGTCAAAGTAGTATTACTTTTTTAGATGGTGAAAAAGGAATTTTAAGATATAGAGGATATTCAATTGAAGATTTAGCTGAAAAAGCTAGTTTTATTGAAGTTTCTTATGCTGTTATTTTTGGTGAATTACCAACTAAAACTCAGTTAGAGAAATTTGAAGATGACATCAGAAAACATACATTAGTAAATGAGGAAATGAAAGACATTATTGATGGCTTTCCTAAAAATGCTCACCCAATGGGTATTTTATCTTCATTAACAAGTGCTTTAACTGCTTTTAATCCTAAGCCGGTTGATGTAGATAGTCAAGAAGCAATATATAATGCAGTTTGTAAAACAATAGCTAAGTTTTCTGTGCTTTCTACATGGGTGCACAGAAAAAGAGAAGGATTTCCAATGAATTACTATGATAATTCTAAAGGATACGTAGAAAACTTTTTAACGATGATGTTTGCTATTCCTACTGAGGAATATAAAGTAAACCCAGTTGTTGTTGATGCATTAGATAAATTATTGATTTTACATGCTGACCATGAGCAAAACTGTTCAACTTCTACGGTTAGAGTTGTAGGTTCTTCTCATGCAGGTTTATTTGCTTCTATTTCTGCAGGTGTTTCTGCGTTGTGGGGGCCATTACATGGTGGAGCTAATCAAGCAGTAATTGAAATGCTAGAAGCTATTAAAGCTGATGGTGGTGATGTTGAGAAGTTTATTGCAAAAGCAAAAGATAAGGATGATCCATTTAGATTAATGGGCTTTGGACACAGAGTTTATAAAAACTTCGATCCAAGAGCTAAAATTATTAAGAAAGCTGCTGATGATGTTCTTGCTGCTTTAGGAGTTAATGATCCAGTATTAGATATTGCTAAAACATTAGAAAAAGCTGCTTTAGAAGATGAATATTTTAAAGCAAGAAATTTATATCCAAATGTTGATTTCTATTCAGGGATTATTTATAGAGCATTAGGTATTCCAACTGAAATGTTTACAGTAATGTTTGCTGTAGGTCGTTTACCAGGTTGGATTGCTCAATGGATTGAAATGAGATTAAATTCAGAGCCAATTGGAAGACCACGTCAGGTTTATACTGGAGAAAATTTAAGAGCATTTAAAGAGATTTCAAACAGATAA
- a CDS encoding ABC transporter ATP-binding protein: protein MDLLHVKRVYKSYASHKALHNVSIHIPEQSIFGLLGPNGAGKTSLIRIINQITAPDKGEVFFEKEKLSPKHISQIGYLPEERGLYKKMKVGEQALYLAQLKGMAKNEAKVKLQNWFEKFDIAPWWDKKVEELSKGMAQKVQFITTVLHEPKLLILDEPFSGFDPINTNLIKKEILELRENGSTIIFSTHNMESVEEICDSIALINKSRKILDGNVDEIRHQYRSNTYEIVFVGNMIAFSTALWTGFEILKSSTENGKSRVEVKGTSPNASVNSLIGALVSQVKIISVNEHTPSMNEIFIQKVQEVMPESLEEGGDDE from the coding sequence ATGGATTTGTTACATGTAAAAAGAGTGTATAAAAGTTATGCAAGCCACAAAGCCTTGCATAATGTTTCTATACATATTCCCGAGCAAAGTATTTTTGGATTGTTAGGTCCAAATGGGGCTGGTAAAACATCGTTAATTCGAATAATCAATCAAATTACTGCTCCTGATAAAGGAGAAGTGTTTTTTGAAAAAGAAAAACTATCTCCAAAACATATTTCTCAAATTGGTTATTTGCCAGAGGAAAGAGGTTTGTATAAAAAAATGAAAGTGGGGGAGCAGGCTTTGTATTTAGCTCAGTTAAAAGGGATGGCTAAAAATGAAGCGAAAGTAAAGCTTCAGAATTGGTTTGAAAAATTTGATATTGCTCCTTGGTGGGATAAAAAAGTGGAAGAATTATCTAAAGGAATGGCTCAAAAGGTTCAGTTTATTACAACTGTTTTGCACGAACCTAAATTGTTAATTTTAGATGAACCATTTAGTGGCTTTGACCCAATAAATACAAACTTAATAAAGAAAGAGATTTTAGAATTAAGAGAAAATGGTAGTACGATTATTTTTTCTACGCACAATATGGAGTCGGTTGAAGAGATTTGTGATAGCATAGCATTGATAAATAAATCAAGAAAGATTTTGGATGGGAATGTTGATGAAATTAGACATCAATACAGATCAAATACATACGAAATAGTTTTTGTAGGAAATATGATTGCATTTTCAACAGCACTTTGGACGGGGTTTGAGATTTTAAAATCTTCTACAGAAAATGGTAAAAGTAGAGTTGAGGTTAAGGGAACATCACCAAATGCTAGTGTAAATTCTTTAATTGGAGCATTGGTTAGTCAGGTAAAAATTATTTCTGTAAATGAGCATACGCCAAGTATGAATGAAATTTTTATTCAAAAAGTTCAAGAAGTAATGCCCGAATCATTAGAAGAAGGAGGAGATGATGAATAA
- a CDS encoding ABC transporter permease — protein MMNKIALIIKREYLTRVKKTSFLVMTLVGPLLMAALMIVPAWLALKDKDVQIVEVIDETGQFINQFESTETLKFDHQFISIEKAKEDFYETKYTSILYINSLDKNAEVEMFYKKQPGVSTIKQIENTIESAINSIELKNKFNITKDQLEESKSSITVKTIYRDITGSEESKSSTISSVLGLAGAVMIYFFVFMYGIQVMRGVIEEKTSRIVEIIISSVKPFQLMMGKILGIALVGLTQFILWMVLTGTIVTVAQVALNQSIDMSSTPPGIEEAMQGQNIQLDKQKMLTQFESIIDEIPIFQMLFSFLFYFLGGYLLYAALLAAIGSAVDSEADTQQFMMPVTIPLIFSFVVAQTVIENPDGAMAFWLSIFPLTSPIIMMVRIPFGVDAWELILSMVLLVLGFVGTTWMAGKIYRTGILMYGKKVNYKELWKWLFYKG, from the coding sequence ATGATGAATAAAATAGCATTAATTATAAAAAGAGAATACCTAACTAGAGTTAAGAAAACTTCCTTTTTGGTGATGACCCTAGTTGGACCATTGCTAATGGCAGCACTAATGATAGTCCCAGCGTGGTTGGCATTAAAAGATAAAGATGTTCAAATTGTTGAGGTAATTGATGAAACAGGACAGTTTATTAATCAATTTGAAAGTACAGAGACTTTAAAGTTTGACCATCAATTTATAAGTATTGAAAAAGCAAAAGAAGATTTTTACGAGACAAAATATACTTCAATTTTGTATATCAATTCACTTGATAAAAATGCTGAAGTTGAAATGTTTTATAAAAAACAACCTGGTGTTTCAACAATAAAACAAATTGAAAACACAATAGAATCAGCAATTAATAGTATAGAGCTTAAAAATAAGTTCAACATAACTAAAGATCAGTTAGAAGAATCAAAATCTAGTATTACAGTAAAAACTATATATAGAGATATTACAGGTAGTGAAGAATCTAAAAGTTCAACTATAAGTAGTGTTTTGGGGTTAGCTGGAGCTGTAATGATTTACTTCTTTGTATTTATGTATGGTATACAGGTAATGCGAGGAGTAATCGAAGAGAAAACGAGCAGAATAGTAGAGATTATTATTTCTTCAGTGAAGCCTTTTCAGTTAATGATGGGTAAAATTTTAGGAATTGCATTAGTTGGTTTAACCCAATTTATTTTATGGATGGTTTTAACAGGAACAATTGTAACGGTTGCTCAGGTTGCTCTTAACCAATCTATCGATATGTCATCAACTCCTCCTGGAATTGAAGAAGCAATGCAAGGACAAAACATTCAACTTGATAAGCAAAAAATGTTGACTCAGTTTGAATCAATAATCGATGAAATACCAATATTTCAAATGCTGTTTTCATTTTTGTTTTATTTCTTAGGAGGATATCTTTTATACGCAGCATTATTAGCAGCTATTGGATCTGCTGTAGATAGTGAAGCCGATACTCAACAATTTATGATGCCAGTAACTATTCCATTAATTTTCTCGTTTGTAGTAGCACAGACTGTTATTGAAAACCCTGATGGAGCAATGGCTTTTTGGTTGTCAATATTTCCGTTAACTTCACCTATAATAATGATGGTGAGAATCCCTTTTGGTGTTGATGCATGGGAATTAATACTTTCTATGGTGTTACTTGTATTAGGGTTTGTGGGAACAACGTGGATGGCAGGTAAAATATATCGAACAGGGATATTAATGTATGGTAAAAAAGTAAATTATAAAGAGCTTTGGAAATGGCTTTTCTATAAAGGATAA
- a CDS encoding sigma-54-dependent transcriptional regulator: MASILIIDDERPIRNTLKEILEYEKFKVDEAEDGPSGLEKIKSGKYDLIMCDIKMPIMDGLEVLEKAVDLGIDTPIVMISGHGTIETAVEALKKGAYDFIAKPLDLNRLLVTVRNAIDRKELVQETKKLRRKVSGGKGQTQIIGDSEGVKHVKEMIAKVAPSDARVLITGGNGTGKELVARSLHEQSERSKAPFVEVNCAAIPSELIESELFGHEKGAFTSAIKQRKGCFEQAEGGTLFLDEIGDMSLSAQAKVLRALQESRITRVGGEKEISVNVRVLAATNKDLVKEIAENNFREDLYHRLGVILIHVPSLNERKDDVPILANYFLEQLCQDHGTAIKEFDKAALEELKKVDWTGNIRELRNIVERLIILCDKVITAADIKMYANPKG, from the coding sequence ATGGCTAGCATATTAATAATAGATGATGAAAGACCAATTAGAAATACATTAAAAGAAATTTTAGAGTACGAAAAATTTAAGGTTGATGAGGCAGAAGATGGTCCGAGTGGATTGGAGAAAATTAAATCAGGAAAATATGATTTAATAATGTGCGATATTAAAATGCCAATAATGGATGGATTAGAGGTCTTGGAAAAGGCTGTTGATTTAGGTATTGATACTCCTATCGTTATGATTTCTGGTCATGGTACGATAGAGACCGCGGTTGAAGCTTTGAAAAAAGGAGCTTATGATTTTATTGCTAAACCTTTAGATTTAAATCGTTTATTAGTAACGGTTCGTAATGCTATAGATAGAAAAGAGTTGGTTCAGGAAACCAAAAAATTACGAAGAAAAGTAAGTGGAGGGAAAGGTCAAACCCAAATAATTGGAGATTCTGAAGGGGTAAAACATGTAAAAGAAATGATTGCTAAAGTTGCACCAAGTGATGCAAGAGTTTTAATTACAGGAGGGAATGGAACAGGGAAAGAATTGGTGGCTAGAAGCTTACATGAACAATCAGAAAGAAGTAAAGCCCCTTTTGTTGAGGTAAACTGTGCAGCAATTCCTTCAGAACTTATAGAGAGTGAATTATTTGGGCACGAAAAAGGTGCTTTTACTTCAGCTATTAAACAGCGTAAAGGTTGTTTTGAACAAGCCGAAGGAGGGACTCTTTTTCTGGATGAAATAGGCGATATGAGTCTTTCTGCGCAAGCAAAAGTTTTACGTGCTTTACAAGAAAGTAGAATTACTAGAGTTGGTGGAGAAAAAGAAATTTCTGTTAATGTTCGTGTGTTAGCTGCAACGAATAAAGACTTAGTAAAAGAAATCGCTGAAAATAATTTTAGAGAAGATTTATATCATCGTTTGGGGGTTATTTTGATTCATGTACCTTCATTAAACGAGAGAAAAGATGATGTTCCAATTTTAGCAAATTACTTTTTAGAGCAATTATGCCAAGACCACGGTACAGCGATTAAGGAGTTTGATAAGGCTGCCTTAGAAGAATTGAAAAAAGTAGATTGGACTGGTAATATTAGAGAGTTAAGAAACATTGTAGAGCGTTTAATCATTCTTTGTGATAAAGTAATTACAGCTGCAGATATAAAAATGTATGCAAATCCGAAAGGGTAG